A genomic segment from Leptolyngbya boryana PCC 6306 encodes:
- a CDS encoding GntR family transcriptional regulator, which translates to MRTAPLPAGSKPKPTEELIYTELFDSILERRLPPDTKLGENLLAEHYGVSRTIIRQVLMRLAHDQLVKLEPHRGAFVASLTLDQAKQIYEAWRLTEAAIVRDVTRNITRKQVAALRSLVKEERLACEQRDVPRLSRLSAQFHIQLADLCQNKYLARFLKELIPQTSLAFFYEVQGMPICTKDEHSEILDQIASGDEEAAVHAAMRHLDGIESALNARASLNGNASLVDLLKSRSPSLR; encoded by the coding sequence ATGCGTACTGCTCCATTGCCCGCTGGCTCCAAACCCAAGCCGACCGAAGAACTAATCTACACTGAGCTTTTCGACTCGATTTTAGAGCGCCGCTTGCCACCGGATACCAAGCTGGGAGAAAACCTCTTGGCAGAGCATTACGGTGTGAGCCGCACCATTATTCGGCAAGTTTTGATGCGGTTGGCACATGATCAGTTAGTCAAGTTGGAGCCGCATCGTGGGGCATTTGTAGCGAGTTTGACACTCGATCAGGCAAAACAAATTTATGAAGCTTGGCGACTGACTGAAGCGGCGATCGTTCGTGATGTGACCCGCAACATTACCCGTAAACAGGTCGCTGCACTTCGATCGCTGGTGAAAGAAGAACGCCTCGCATGTGAACAGAGAGATGTGCCGCGATTAAGTCGATTGTCTGCTCAGTTTCACATCCAACTTGCAGATCTTTGCCAAAACAAGTATCTCGCTCGCTTTCTCAAAGAACTGATCCCGCAAACTTCCCTGGCATTTTTTTACGAAGTCCAGGGTATGCCGATCTGCACCAAAGATGAGCACAGCGAGATTTTAGATCAGATTGCATCAGGGGATGAAGAAGCGGCTGTTCATGCTGCGATGCGTCATCTCGACGGAATTGAATCAGCACTGAATGCGCGGGCATCGCTGAATGGCAATGCGAGTCTCGTCGATCTTTTGAAATCACGATCGCCCTCTCTACGCTGA